From a single Helicovermis profundi genomic region:
- the trxA gene encoding thioredoxin TrxA: MLILSKDNFSEEVLESSGLTLVDYWSDSCEPCKALMPDVEVLSNEYEGKVKFCKLNTTKARRLAISQRVLGLPTIVLYKDGQKLAEVTKDDATKDGIKKMIESNL; the protein is encoded by the coding sequence ATGTTAATTTTATCAAAAGATAATTTTAGTGAAGAAGTTTTAGAATCAAGTGGATTAACTCTTGTTGATTATTGGAGTGATTCATGTGAACCATGTAAGGCGCTTATGCCAGATGTAGAGGTTCTTTCAAATGAGTATGAAGGAAAAGTTAAGTTTTGTAAACTGAACACTACTAAAGCTAGAAGACTTGCAATTTCACAAAGAGTTTTAGGACTTCCAACTATTGTATTATATAAAGATGGTCAGAAATTGGCTGAAGTTACAAAAGATGATGCTACAAAAGATGGTATCAAAAAAATGATTGAAAGTAATTTGTAA
- a CDS encoding chemotaxis protein CheX, with amino-acid sequence MKVEYINPFIKATTSVLKQIANIDFNMGKPYIKTSPYETKNLIILVGITGEMRGQAAISMDLNLAKKIASSMMMGMPVDELDELSKSAISELGNMIMGNTATLLFNTGVSIDITPPTLMIGESVSMSSGSMQTVGVPLTSEIGDISLDISIKD; translated from the coding sequence ATGAAAGTGGAGTATATTAATCCGTTTATTAAAGCAACAACATCAGTTTTAAAACAAATTGCTAATATAGATTTTAATATGGGAAAACCATATATAAAAACTAGTCCATATGAGACAAAAAATTTAATTATATTAGTAGGTATTACAGGTGAAATGAGAGGACAAGCTGCTATTAGCATGGATCTTAATCTGGCAAAGAAAATTGCATCATCTATGATGATGGGGATGCCTGTAGATGAACTTGATGAACTAAGTAAAAGTGCGATTTCTGAGCTTGGAAATATGATTATGGGAAATACTGCTACTCTTTTATTTAATACTGGCGTAAGCATTGATATAACACCGCCTACACTTATGATTGGAGAAAGCGTAAGTATGTCTTCAGGATCTATGCAAACAGTTGGAGTGCCATTAACTAGTGAAATAGGAGATATTTCTTTAGATATCTCAATAAAGGATTAA
- the trmL gene encoding tRNA (uridine(34)/cytosine(34)/5-carboxymethylaminomethyluridine(34)-2'-O)-methyltransferase TrmL has translation MSINIVLYQPEIPPNTGNIARTCAITGSKLHLIKPLGFSIDDKAVKRAGLDYWHLVDLEVHENLDEFLKKYGKEKIFLATTKATKYYHEVNFTDNCFIVFGKETAGLPKELHEIYKEGRIKIPMINNVAARSLNLSNSANIIVYEALRQLDFKGLL, from the coding sequence ATGTCAATTAATATAGTATTATATCAACCTGAAATTCCACCGAATACAGGGAATATTGCAAGAACATGTGCAATAACTGGGTCAAAACTTCATTTAATTAAGCCTCTAGGCTTTTCAATTGATGATAAAGCCGTAAAAAGAGCTGGTCTTGATTATTGGCACTTAGTAGATTTAGAAGTTCATGAAAATTTAGATGAGTTTTTAAAAAAATATGGAAAAGAAAAGATTTTTTTAGCTACTACAAAAGCCACTAAATATTATCATGAAGTGAATTTTACAGACAATTGTTTTATTGTTTTTGGTAAAGAAACTGCGGGGCTACCTAAGGAACTTCATGAAATCTACAAAGAAGGAAGAATTAAAATTCCTATGATAAATAATGTTGCAGCTAGAAGTCTTAATTTATCAAACTCTGCAAATATTATTGTCTATGAAGCATTAAGACAACTAGATTTTAAGGGATTATTATAG
- a CDS encoding GrdX family protein — protein sequence MKYVIITNNKLVNEYYLNEINFKNLEKIIFMETASFINVLEFARDSIHKGHKLLTHPLTGSVKPYETPFKSVVISSETTEMDFESLNIIENSIEVTKKFLRDYKPRNLKEKHLKDFMIIDKSLIDSGIESINQVY from the coding sequence ATGAAATATGTAATTATTACTAATAATAAATTAGTAAATGAGTATTACTTAAACGAAATTAATTTCAAAAATTTAGAAAAAATAATTTTTATGGAAACTGCTAGTTTTATTAATGTTCTTGAATTTGCAAGAGATAGTATTCATAAAGGTCATAAATTACTTACTCATCCTTTAACGGGTAGTGTTAAACCATACGAAACACCATTTAAATCAGTTGTCATTTCGAGTGAAACAACTGAAATGGATTTCGAATCGCTAAATATTATTGAAAATAGTATTGAAGTTACAAAAAAATTTCTAAGAGATTACAAGCCAAGAAATTTAAAGGAAAAGCATTTAAAAGATTTTATGATTATTGATAAAAGTTTAATTGATAGTGGTATAGAAAGTATTAATCAGGTTTATTAA
- a CDS encoding DegV family protein: protein MSIRIITDSVSDIPKSISNELNIRVVPLSVNFEDKVYKDGVDINNEEFFNKLISSKKLPRTSQVTPGEFINVFKEELLEHEFLIVILMSSKLSGTYNAAIKAKEYINSDKIVIIDSKAISFGYGMIVIEAARMVINGKLEVEVIDKIKYMVRNMQYFFVVDTLEYLLKGGRLSKTEAVIGKILNVKPIITIVDGQLKAIDKVRGRKKAFKWIFNWIDQNKIDLSDKQIGIYHATSKENLNILRSAIEKNYTFKEIIESEVGSVVGTHAGPGCLAISFLK from the coding sequence ATGAGTATAAGAATAATCACAGATAGCGTATCGGATATTCCAAAATCTATTTCAAATGAGTTAAATATAAGAGTAGTACCTCTTAGTGTTAATTTTGAAGATAAAGTATATAAAGATGGCGTAGATATTAATAACGAAGAGTTTTTTAATAAATTAATATCTTCTAAAAAACTACCAAGAACTTCGCAAGTTACGCCAGGTGAATTTATTAATGTTTTTAAAGAAGAATTATTAGAACATGAATTTTTAATTGTAATTTTAATGTCATCTAAATTAAGCGGAACATATAATGCGGCGATTAAGGCTAAAGAGTATATTAATAGTGATAAAATTGTTATAATAGACTCAAAAGCAATAAGTTTTGGATACGGAATGATCGTTATTGAAGCTGCTAGAATGGTGATAAATGGTAAATTAGAAGTAGAGGTAATAGATAAAATAAAGTATATGGTCAGGAATATGCAATATTTTTTTGTTGTAGATACTTTAGAATACCTTCTAAAAGGTGGTAGATTATCTAAAACTGAAGCCGTTATTGGTAAAATATTAAATGTTAAGCCAATTATTACAATAGTTGATGGCCAGTTGAAAGCTATTGATAAAGTTCGGGGAAGAAAGAAAGCATTTAAATGGATTTTCAATTGGATAGACCAAAATAAAATTGATTTATCTGATAAACAAATTGGTATTTATCATGCTACTAGTAAAGAAAATTTAAATATATTAAGAAGCGCTATTGAAAAAAATTATACGTTTAAGGAAATAATTGAATCTGAAGTAGGTTCAGTAGTTGGAACTCATGCCGGACCGGGATGCCTTGCAATAAGCTTTTTAAAATAA
- a CDS encoding Na/Pi cotransporter family protein: protein MNSMGAMIALQVFGGLGLFLYGMTLMSEGLEKAAGNKLKQIIEALTRNRIVAVVVGAAVTMVVQSSSATTVMVVGFVNAGIMNLTQAIGIIMGANIGTTVTAQLVSINLTALAPVTIGIGVVIKLFSKNSSLKKYADIFIGFGILFLGMDTMKHAMKPLREYEGFTTLLTSFGSGRLIDTALAIFTGFAITAIVQSSSATTGILVALAGSGLLNIYAAFPILLGTNIGTCVTAMISSIGASKTAKRAALMHLLFNVMGTLIFIILLAGPTIKLVTYLDSNSARQLANAHTIFNIANTLLLLPFAGLIVKMVEKIIPETEEEEIEEIKGIKYLDDRILETPSIALLQVTKEILHMGNLAKLSYANAMNSFMNNDIKLAKETFKIEEVINLMEREITEYLVKLSNTSVSQNSRERIDGLFSTINDIERVGDHADNIAELSIEKGEKFLAFSDSAIEELKDMSEKTILSFSDSLTCLKEADIKLAQKIIEREGEIDVLEKTLRKKHIKRLSERKCQANSGVIFLDIISNLERIGDHASNIAYAVIYE from the coding sequence ATGAATTCTATGGGAGCTATGATTGCGCTTCAAGTCTTTGGGGGACTAGGTCTATTTTTGTATGGAATGACACTGATGAGTGAGGGTCTTGAAAAAGCCGCTGGTAATAAATTAAAACAAATAATAGAGGCATTAACAAGAAATAGAATTGTCGCTGTTGTAGTAGGAGCAGCAGTAACAATGGTAGTTCAGAGTTCGAGTGCAACTACTGTAATGGTCGTTGGTTTTGTAAACGCAGGTATTATGAATTTAACGCAAGCGATTGGAATTATTATGGGGGCAAATATTGGTACTACAGTAACAGCTCAATTAGTATCAATTAACTTAACTGCGCTTGCTCCTGTAACTATTGGAATAGGTGTTGTTATAAAACTTTTTTCGAAAAATTCATCGTTAAAAAAATATGCTGATATTTTTATAGGTTTCGGTATTTTATTTTTAGGAATGGACACAATGAAACATGCTATGAAACCACTTAGAGAATATGAAGGCTTTACAACTTTATTAACAAGTTTTGGTAGTGGACGCTTAATTGATACAGCTCTTGCTATTTTTACAGGATTTGCAATTACGGCAATTGTTCAGAGTTCAAGTGCTACAACTGGTATTTTAGTTGCGCTTGCTGGAAGTGGTCTATTAAATATTTATGCAGCTTTTCCAATCTTACTTGGAACAAATATTGGAACATGTGTTACAGCAATGATTTCATCAATAGGTGCGTCAAAAACTGCTAAAAGAGCAGCATTAATGCATTTATTATTTAATGTTATGGGAACGCTAATTTTTATAATACTTTTAGCTGGACCTACTATAAAATTAGTAACTTATTTAGATTCAAATTCAGCAAGGCAATTAGCTAATGCACATACTATTTTTAATATAGCAAACACTTTACTATTACTTCCTTTTGCAGGACTAATTGTTAAAATGGTTGAAAAAATAATTCCAGAAACTGAGGAAGAAGAAATTGAAGAAATTAAGGGTATAAAGTACTTAGATGATAGAATTCTAGAAACTCCTTCGATTGCACTTCTTCAAGTTACTAAAGAAATACTTCATATGGGGAATTTGGCTAAACTGTCTTATGCGAATGCTATGAATTCATTTATGAATAATGATATAAAACTTGCTAAAGAAACGTTTAAGATTGAAGAGGTAATAAACTTGATGGAAAGAGAAATAACAGAGTATCTTGTTAAACTCTCTAATACTTCTGTATCTCAAAATTCTAGGGAACGTATAGATGGACTTTTTTCTACTATAAATGATATTGAAAGAGTGGGTGATCATGCAGATAATATTGCTGAACTTTCTATTGAAAAAGGAGAAAAGTTTTTAGCGTTTTCCGATTCAGCGATAGAGGAACTTAAAGATATGAGTGAAAAAACAATTTTATCCTTTTCTGATTCATTGACATGTTTAAAGGAAGCTGATATAAAACTAGCGCAAAAAATTATTGAAAGAGAAGGAGAAATTGATGTGCTAGAAAAAACATTGAGAAAAAAACATATCAAAAGACTAAGCGAGAGGAAATGTCAAGCAAATTCAGGTGTTATATTTTTGGATATCATTAGCAATTTAGAGAGAATTGGTGACCATGCTTCAAATATTGCTTATGCTGTAATTTATGAATAG
- the trxB gene encoding thioredoxin-disulfide reductase, translating to MEKIFDVVVIGAGPAGLSAGLYAARAKMNVLVLEKSRTGGQIVTTEEVANYPGSIPEATGPSLVARMVEQCEEFGAEILKDSVLDIDLDSDIKIIKTNSGKNIKTKSVIIATGASPRKLDCPGESELTGKGISYCATCDADFFTDLEVYCIGGGDTALEEAMYLTKFARKVNVVHRRDEFRAAKSIVEKIKANDKINLIYDSVVEEIKGDGIVESLVLKNKKTGQLTEHLADEEDGTFGVFVFVGYIPQTELFKGKVELDERGYFLTDSDMKTNIEGVFAAGDVRQKSLRQVVTATADGAIAAVQAEKYIEHKFS from the coding sequence GTGGAAAAAATATTTGATGTTGTAGTAATTGGAGCAGGCCCTGCTGGACTTTCAGCTGGTTTATATGCTGCTAGAGCAAAGATGAATGTGTTAGTTTTAGAAAAAAGCAGAACAGGTGGACAAATTGTAACTACTGAAGAAGTTGCAAACTATCCTGGTTCAATTCCAGAAGCTACTGGTCCAAGTTTAGTAGCTAGAATGGTAGAACAATGTGAAGAATTTGGAGCTGAAATTTTAAAAGATTCAGTACTTGATATAGATCTCGATTCGGATATAAAAATTATAAAAACAAATAGTGGTAAAAATATAAAAACGAAATCTGTTATTATTGCAACAGGTGCTTCACCTAGAAAACTTGACTGTCCAGGTGAGAGCGAATTAACTGGTAAAGGAATTTCATACTGTGCTACATGTGATGCTGATTTTTTTACTGATTTGGAAGTTTACTGTATTGGCGGCGGCGACACTGCTCTTGAAGAAGCTATGTACTTAACTAAGTTTGCTAGAAAAGTAAATGTTGTTCATAGAAGGGATGAGTTTAGAGCTGCCAAATCAATTGTTGAAAAGATAAAAGCTAATGATAAAATCAATTTAATTTATGATTCGGTTGTAGAAGAAATTAAAGGTGATGGAATTGTTGAATCTTTAGTACTTAAAAATAAAAAAACTGGCCAACTAACTGAGCATCTTGCAGATGAAGAAGACGGAACTTTTGGTGTATTTGTGTTTGTTGGTTATATTCCACAAACTGAATTGTTTAAGGGCAAAGTAGAACTTGATGAAAGAGGATATTTTTTAACTGATTCTGATATGAAAACAAATATTGAAGGTGTGTTTGCTGCAGGAGATGTGAGACAAAAGTCATTAAGACAGGTAGTTACAGCAACTGCTGATGGTGCGATAGCCGCGGTACAAGCTGAAAAATATATTGAACATAAATTTAGCTAA
- a CDS encoding DUF362 domain-containing protein — translation MNKVSIVKCKDYFYDDVKNSLVRSIKNIGGLNKYLNDGDKILLKVNLLMKKSPDKATTTHPIFVKALADILLENGYKVLIGDSPGGPFNEKSLSAIYEVSGFNKEYGFESEMLNWNFNEFEKECLSCKLSKKITTVDFLNDIDKVISVSKLKTHAMMKFTGAVKNMFGTIPGIKKAEYHFKMPDVNDFADMLVDVCINANPILSFMDGIVAMEGAGPSNGDPVKLGLVLASTSPYKLDRVAVEIINMNYKEVPTVRKSIERGFVSNDFNDIIIVGEKIDEVKYSNFKSPSIRSVSFLRDGTPVFIKKAVDRLLKPRPKFNHTICVGCEECFKACPPKAIIMKSKKPFVNLETCIRCYCCQELCPVGAVEAYRPWLLRKIVKI, via the coding sequence GTGAACAAAGTATCGATTGTAAAATGTAAAGATTATTTCTATGACGATGTAAAAAATTCATTAGTTCGTTCTATAAAAAATATTGGTGGTTTAAATAAATACTTGAATGATGGTGATAAAATACTGCTTAAAGTAAATCTACTTATGAAAAAAAGTCCTGATAAAGCGACTACGACTCATCCTATTTTTGTTAAAGCTTTAGCTGACATTTTACTTGAAAATGGTTATAAAGTGTTAATTGGAGATAGTCCAGGTGGTCCTTTTAATGAAAAATCACTTTCTGCAATATATGAGGTAAGTGGTTTTAATAAAGAATATGGATTTGAAAGTGAAATGCTTAATTGGAATTTTAATGAGTTTGAAAAAGAATGTTTAAGTTGCAAGTTATCAAAAAAAATAACTACAGTAGATTTTCTCAACGATATAGATAAAGTTATCTCGGTATCAAAATTAAAAACTCACGCAATGATGAAATTTACTGGTGCTGTAAAGAATATGTTCGGAACTATTCCAGGAATAAAAAAAGCAGAATATCATTTTAAAATGCCTGATGTAAATGATTTTGCAGATATGCTTGTTGATGTTTGTATAAATGCAAATCCTATCCTTTCTTTTATGGATGGAATTGTAGCTATGGAGGGAGCTGGTCCATCAAATGGTGATCCTGTAAAATTAGGACTTGTTTTAGCATCTACTAGTCCTTATAAATTAGATAGAGTAGCAGTTGAAATTATAAATATGAATTATAAAGAAGTACCTACGGTAAGAAAATCTATTGAGAGGGGCTTTGTTTCAAATGATTTTAATGATATTATTATTGTAGGTGAAAAAATTGATGAAGTTAAATATTCGAATTTTAAGTCGCCTAGTATTAGAAGTGTGTCTTTTTTAAGAGATGGCACACCTGTTTTTATTAAAAAGGCTGTAGATAGATTATTAAAACCTAGACCAAAATTTAATCATACAATTTGCGTTGGATGCGAAGAGTGTTTTAAAGCTTGCCCTCCAAAAGCCATAATTATGAAAAGTAAAAAACCATTTGTAAATTTAGAAACATGTATTAGGTGCTATTGTTGTCAAGAACTTTGTCCGGTAGGAGCTGTTGAAGCGTATAGACCATGGTTATTAAGAAAGATTGTGAAAATTTAG